AGTCGTACTCCAAGTAAAAAGCAACAGATGAAAGCTCAACTTTTTTTCCGGTTTCATTGCGATAGCTAACAATAATTTTAGGAGTTGAGCCGGCTTCAATTTTGTTTAAATATTTATTGGCAAGAATCGGCCTGGAAAGAATAATATCGGCACTAGAAATAGTGGACAAACAAGCAATATAAAGCGCAACTATAAGCAGAACTCGCTTCATTGGCAGTAATTATACCAGAATCAAAACAAACTTGCCTGGGTGCTGCCGCGTTTTTCTTTTCTGCGCTTCCTGATCCCTTGATCCCTTAAGCCCTCTTCCTTTTCTCCCAGATCGTTCTCGACCATTTCGAGCGTCTCGTAGATATCTTTCGCCCGGTCGATCACTTCGGCCGGGATCCCGGCAAGCTTCGCTACTTGAATGCCATACGACCGGTCAGCCGGCCCATCGGCAATGGCATGAAGAAAAGTTATCTCCCCGCCAACGTCGCGGACCGTCATATTAATATTGACCATCCCGGGATGCTTATCGGCCAGCTGGGTAATCTCATGGTAATGAGTGGCAAAAAGAGTTAAAGCTTTAACTTTTGTGTGCAGGTGTTCAGCGACCGCCGCCGCGATCGACATCCCATCAAAGGTCGAGGTCCCCCGCCCAATCTCGTCTAAGATGACCAGGCTCTGTCCGGTCGCGTTGTTAACAATGTTGGCGGTCTCGGTCATCTCCAGCATAAAGGTCGATTGTCCCGAGTAGATGTCGTCCATCGCCCCGATCCGGGTAAAGATCCGGTCAATGAGGCAAAGCCTGGCGCTTTTGGCCGGGACGAACGACCCGATCTGGGCCAGGAGAGAGATCAACGCCGTCTGCCTCATATAGGTCGATTTCCCCCCCATATTGGGACCGGTGATCAGTAAAAAGCAACGATCAGGATTTAGTTCGGTGTCGTTGGCGACAAACTTGAACTCGCCCAACATCTTTTCAACCACCGGATGGCGCCCAGCTTCAATAGTGATTTCTTTCTTGTCGGTAAAAACCGGACGGCAATAGTTGTTCTCTACCGCGCAGTCAGCCAGGGAGAGTAAAACGTCAAGTTGAGCGATCTCCGAGGCTAATACCTGAAGCTGGCGGGTCTGCTCGGCTACTTTTCCCCGAAGTTCGACAAAAAGCTGATATTCCAGCTCCTTGCTCCGGGTTTCAGCGTTCAAGATCATCGTCTCCCGGTCCTTTAGCTCCGGCGTAATAAATCGCTCGGCGTTGACCAGCGTCTGCTTCCTGATGTAATCAGCAGGGACCTGGTCAAGGTTGGAATTAGTCACTTCAATAAAAAAGCCAAAAACTTTAGTGTAGCCGACCTTCAGCGACTTGATCCCGGTCCTCTGCCTCTCCTGGGCTTCCAGCTCGGCGATCCACTGCTTTCCACCCCGGCTCGCTTTCTTTAATTCATCAAGCTCAACATTATAACCATCCCGAATGATCCCCCCCTCTTTCATGACGAACGGCGGATCATTGACAAGCGCCCGGCCGATCAGTTCGATCACGGTCGCCCGGTCTTCTCTACTATTATTAACTTCATGAATAAACCCGGCCAAGGCAAGATGCTC
This is a stretch of genomic DNA from Candidatus Margulisiibacteriota bacterium. It encodes these proteins:
- the mutS gene encoding DNA mismatch repair protein MutS, whose amino-acid sequence is MADLTPMMKQYQEIKARHQDAILFYRLGDFYEMFFDDAVIASRELDLTLTGRGKDDNRMPMCGIPYHAAEGYLAKLIEKGHKVAICEQIEDPKLAQDSVVKREVIRTITPGTVNEPSMLTEKANNYLMAVNHDKGKFGLAFADATTGEFKLTGFNSFGELLDEISRIAPVELLVSDLFPDNEREKLNQLRLKSRSNFKDIYDGETSANKLKEHFSLHTLESFGLDEGEIALGAAAAIIDYLRETQKTALRQIGSLKRYQVGDYMIIDNVTRRNLELVQTVRDKSLQGSLLWVIDRTRTPMGGRLLRQWLFQPLLKQSEIERRLEAVGKLTGETILRSELAAALSKVFDIERLTGKVATGTAHPRDLAALKESLVQLPLVERLLKEHLALAGFIHEVNNSREDRATVIELIGRALVNDPPFVMKEGGIIRDGYNVELDELKKASRGGKQWIAELEAQERQRTGIKSLKVGYTKVFGFFIEVTNSNLDQVPADYIRKQTLVNAERFITPELKDRETMILNAETRSKELEYQLFVELRGKVAEQTRQLQVLASEIAQLDVLLSLADCAVENNYCRPVFTDKKEITIEAGRHPVVEKMLGEFKFVANDTELNPDRCFLLITGPNMGGKSTYMRQTALISLLAQIGSFVPAKSARLCLIDRIFTRIGAMDDIYSGQSTFMLEMTETANIVNNATGQSLVILDEIGRGTSTFDGMSIAAAVAEHLHTKVKALTLFATHYHEITQLADKHPGMVNINMTVRDVGGEITFLHAIADGPADRSYGIQVAKLAGIPAEVIDRAKDIYETLEMVENDLGEKEEGLRDQGIRKRRKEKRGSTQASLF